From Punica granatum isolate Tunisia-2019 chromosome 1, ASM765513v2, whole genome shotgun sequence:
CATTGGGTATTATAAAATCCCAAAATAATCGAATTTGATTCCACAATTTTGACATAGGAATCATTTTCGTGGTTCTTCACCTCCAAAAGAATCACGGTTCATTTTAACATTGCATATTGTAATTTTAACTTCATTTTTTGGTTGAATAATTAGATATATTAACATCACAAAGCAACAAAGAAGTATAATTCCAGAGTAGCGCAATGCTTAAAGAAGTTTCATAAGAGCAAACAAGAGACCGACACCACAAACTGTCATAGTGAAAATGTCATTCTCATCCTAACTTGAACAGAAcaatatcataaaataatcCTCATCTGAACTACAAAAAGTTCCAACACTATTACCACCAATGTCCCTTGGATTAAGGGAGGCAGAAACTGCCCAGAAGCTGGAATACTAACGAGAATCTTCCACCTCTCGAGGAGCTTGAGCTTCCATTAAGCAACGAGAGTGCTAGCAGTGGTCGACTCACTGCATAAAAAAGGCACAGAAAAGTCACGGGAAATGTTGCGAAAAAGTCAAGGATCAATAGCATCTAAATACTCAGGTATAATGCACATGAGCTGAAAACGTGCTGCACATAGATTGATGCCGTTAAGATTCGTATCAGCAGaatgaattataaaattgagttACTTAAACTACCATTATCCAGATAGTCCAACCTTGACCAAAACATGAAGGGTATCATTAACATAAGCACTTTCTTGTTTCCTTTGCTTTGTATTATCAAACATTAAACAATAAACATGTACTTGAGCACCACCACTTAGGGGATAAGACAGACAACTCATAACATTAGGGAGAAGGAATCTCAAGGAGCCACTTGCTTTGTTATTTAATACATGGCTTTCATAacttttcttcctctctttaCTTAAATTACGAGTTGAAGCGACAAAGAAGTTTCCTCCGCTTTCCTAATGGCAAAAGAAATTGTTTGATTCAACTCATCTCAATGGAAACCTATATTATCCCACATGATGCAATTGATGGATCGTTTTTATTAATCACATGACATGCCATAAGTTGCACCGCTAACAAGCTCACCCATCACCTAGCTTGAATCATCCCAACCCCAAAACAACCTAAGAAGAAGCTAAGCTAGCTAGTCTAGTATTACAAAAACCTTAAAAAGCTCCCTAAAACAATTCAAGATGACAAGCATATCCTAACTGGCACTATGACAAAATGCTTAGCAACTAACGCAAACGACTGTATCATTCATTGCCACAACACATTAATGAAGTCAGtggcaaaataaaatttccttTAAGCTTCTTGCTGGTTAAAGGGATAAGTGATGCCTGTAGTCAACGGAGAGCACATACAGTAAACCCTCTCCTGTTTTTAAACTGCTAGGTATTGAACTTCATCACCAAATCACATTATTGCCAAGATGCTCTAAGGACCTAGGCAAAGATTGCAACAACCGCAACTTTCAGGACACGGCCCCGACATCAAAAATTGAGTTTTTCCATCTACATATTAAACACAGACACCAACCATATCCAATGTCAAAATCACATGATATTATTAAGCCAAAAAAGAACTCACTATTTCCAGACAGGGGGGAGCTTCTTGGTCTTCTTGTAGTAGCGAGCGAGCCTGTGGATTCTGCTCTCCACCAGGATCAGCCTGAACTTGGAGTCCTTGTCCTTCCTGTTCCTCTCGAGGTGCTTGCGGATAGAGACCGCCTTCTTGATCAAGTGGTACAGATCCTCGGGAATCTCCGGAGCAAGCCCTACAACCAATCAGAGTGTCCCAAAGTCATTCCAGAGATCCCACAACTCGCATTTTCATGAATATAATATGCGCAGACCATCGAACGAACATACCATGGGCCTTGAGGATGCGGAGAATCTTGCTCCCGGTGACGCTCTTCACCTGAGCAATGCCATGAGAGTCACGGAGAATGACACCGATCTGAGACGGCGTCAAACCCTTCTTCGCGAACTTGCAGATGTTCTCCTCCACCTGAATCGACATAGTGGCTCGAATCAGGCCATTTTCAGACAACGGCGGATACAATCAAGCGGACAAAGGAGGATCGAATCGATGAAATGGTTCGAATTCGGGAAAAACTCACATCTTGGGAGGAGATCTTGAGCCAGCTCGGGGGCGTCCTCTTGTACGGCAGGGCAGAGGCCGAGATACCCTTTCTGCGAGCAAAAACAACAATCGGTCAGTCACTGATTCACAAAGCCACGAGTTATGGCAAGAGACGAGCAGAGGATGaggaagagaaggaagaagaacagaCCCGCGACTGTGCATGCGACCCATGGCGAAGCGCTGTTAATGGTCTGCCGCTAAGATCAGGGAGGCGCCGGCGGGCTTATGCTGTGCTTGCTCTCAGCTGAAGAAGAGAAACCCTAGCAAGGATCAGGTTTATATTCGGAACAAGCAGCAAACGACATCGTAAGCGGAGGGGCCCATGGGCTCAAGGTTTCAGCCCACACAGTTGGGTCCAAAACAATTTCTCATTTATTACATATCACAAGACTTCAAGAAATTCTTTAAAATATGTGTAAGAAATTAATCTCTTATGTTATGTTCATTTGCACTTAAaatttcaacacttaattTAAATACTGAAATTTTAAGCATTTACTTAGTTATTAAGTCCAAACTGTTTCGGGAAGCAAGTTTTGAATATTGGAATTTTTTTGGTGTATATTCACATACTATgccatttttttattcttttcacTTTTGCTCCAACCTTTTAGTATcgtattatttttataatttgtaaaaatttaaaaaatgaataaaaaaaaaagagaacgaTAAAGAGATCACAGAGGGAGTCAGAGCTGTGGGGCTCCATCGCCGGCCCCCACCACAACAAACGTGGTCGTTGGAGACCGTAGATATCGTCGACGACCTTGTTAAGGACGGTGGGACCGACAATGGAGCACCTACTACTTCGATCTCCCTTTTGTCTCTCTCTTACAATTTGAGGAAAGAGGGAGATTAGAGCAGTAATGGTTCCAATTCAGGCCACCAATGCTTAGATGCCAACGACAACCTAGTCTGGTTGGTTAATAGTGGCTGGGATCAGAGCCATCACGGTATCAGCCCCTCTCATCCAGTTGCCCTCTCTTCCCTCCTTCCCTCCCTCCCCCTTCTGTGCGGAAATGAAAATGGGACCATCTTGCAAAGCTTAAAAAGTTTGAGGGCAATCGCTgcaaatttttagaaaagctTGTGAATTTGATTATTCTTTTTTGATTTATCTGGAAAATGCATATAATTCGACATGATTTCTAC
This genomic window contains:
- the LOC116192254 gene encoding 40S ribosomal protein S13, with the protein product MGRMHSRGKGISASALPYKRTPPSWLKISSQDVEENICKFAKKGLTPSQIGVILRDSHGIAQVKSVTGSKILRILKAHGLAPEIPEDLYHLIKKAVSIRKHLERNRKDKDSKFRLILVESRIHRLARYYKKTKKLPPVWKYESTTASTLVA